The sequence ATTCAGACAACCTACAACACTAACAAAATGAAGTtacactaaaacattttttttctttcagtttaatGATTGTGTTCTTCAGCTGGCTGCATTCAAACTCAGTGTGTTACTGAATACAATATCAGTTTAAATCAACCTCAATCAGCTCAGTGTGTACTGTTAgtagtaatacacacacacacacacacacacacacacacacagtgatctgAACAGAGAAACACTTCATGTTaatttaacactttatttacataaagtatGGAGTCATGTATAAAAccttcacactgttttattcctcagagagacagaaaatggacagaagatgagagaaagaaaatggagaaatCTGTTCTACTGACTGGTGAGTATGGAAGGAGGtacaaaagtaaacacaccTGTTCATCTTTACAGCCTGAAGTGTTGTTCAGTAAGCACCTTCTAAAATTCTGATattcacactttatttacagtttttgtctatagttttgtaatacatcctttattaaagatattatttacacattatacAGGTAGTGTGAAGTTTATTAAGGAATAAAATCCATTTGCATAGTTTCTCACTATATAtgcttaaacacacagacaacactcagttttattcttttaaatttattaaaataaaatgattttctgtACATGAGCCAAGAGTActatggcctttttttttttcggctTGGGCTACTATTAGAAGAACATTTTGTACATCTCCATGTGTTCTCAGATGTAACACATGGAGATGTACAAAATGTTCTTCTAATAGTAGCCCtctttgtattttatctaacattacacttctctctgttgttttaaacaGCTTCTTCAGAGGAGGTAAGTAAATAACTCGACTTCACACTAAtagtaaaagctgatattttataaacttctcacatatattacattttaatccaggaatcaaatagaaacataaagatGATTTTCAGATCATGTTTTTGTGAAGGAGTCTGATCAGTAAGTGAGATTCCACTTCCATCAGTCAGCttctttcccacaatgcacctgtgtgtaacctcaattcaattcaatttatttgtatagagcttttaacaattcggattgtttcaaagcagctttacagaagtatggaaacagaagagagagaaaaaataaataaataaataataagaataagaaaaaataaataaatgaatattcacaattaaagtttaaaattaatttaaagaatattgacttaaaatactatatatctatccatataactaatgagcaagccggaggcgatggtggcaaggaaaaactccctgagatgaaatgaggcagaaaccttgagaggatccaggctcagaagggaacccatcctcatttgggtgacactctacagtaaataatgtaaatgtaaataatgtcctttctacaacagtttataattgtgccaccgagagctcctgaggaactccTGGGTCATTGTAAACTCTGAGGTCatcacagacctgattgctgataaagactagaccatacagctgactgacacaacattggttcaaagcaggcatgacagtctcggggcggctccatccacaacaatcccatgaggcactggctgaccatgtagATCAATACCTGTCAGGGTGACCACTGggagacgagactccaaccaggagTAGAACATCAGGACTGACGAAGTAactccgtaagaagagacgatcaggctaggaactcggaacaccGTGAGCTCAGGAGGTGCATATATAGCTCCCGATTATAtattgttaggtatgattgtaatcaggtgatggacaatgtaaattaagtGCAACGTGCAAGCAGGGACtctggcaagactagctatggcAGCATAACTTAAAGGTTAGAGCCAGAAGGTGTGACAGACATGAGgtcttcctgggatgtaaagcgtcccaccactccacagtctgcaaacctgagcaacTTGTGAGGGTGGTAAGCCGACAGCATCCAGCCATCCCTGTTCACCAAATGCCCATGAATCATCCAGATTACTCCTTTATCTGCTATGATGAAGTTCTGTGGGGTCAGATGGGTGATCCAATTatggatgataattctgggagactGTTGGTAAATCTCTTTGCAGTAGTGGatgtaaatgtacttttatAATGGCAAATTGCAAATATCGTGTCCGAAGctcaatttaaatgaaatgagatagTGGTCAGAGATAGCTTCTGATTGTGGCActgtgactatattttctatatttgatCCAAGGGTTAGAACgagatcaagagtgtgacctccattatgagtggGTTCAATTAAGTTCTGGTTCACCCTTACTGAATCTAAGATGGAAATaactgctgttctcagaggatctcaaaatgaatattaaagtctccaacaattactgctttatctaaagaaacaactaggATTGAAATGAAATCGCAGattcacagaggaattcagaatatggtccaAAATGTCTATAAATACCAGtaagaggaactgactcagtaGACTTATATTTTGtggctacatacagtatatgaagtACTTTGAATGAGTTAAACGTGTCTAGATTCTTGCTTGACATCAAGCTTATCATCATGTATAACTGCGACACCTCCTCAATTGCCTGTTAGGCATggctgatgtatataactaCAACCGGTTGGACAAGCTTTGTTTAATGCGACAAACTCGTTTGGTTTGACCAATGTTTCTTTTTaacacagaacactaaacttctgatcagtaataatgTCATTAGCCATAAGAGCTTTAGATGcaagagatcttatatttaacagtcctagCTGTAGATCAAAGGTGCTGGCTGCGCATTCACTGtgatctaattttatgctaatgAAGTTACTAAAACAAATGGGATGGGATGGACTTCGTCCCTTCCTAACAGGCCAGCCTTGCCCTCAAAAGTGCTCCAATTATCCAATGAAGCCCACATTGTTTTTGGAGCACAACCTGGACATCCAGCAGTTAAGCGACCATAACCTGTTGTAAGCCTCATCGCCACACCGCATTGGGATGGGGCCAGAGCATACTACAGCATCGGGCATCGCCTTCACCaatttacacacctctacaatatCACTCTTGGTAATCTCTGACTGACAAAGGCGTATATCGTTAGCTTCTATCTGGGAAAACTAGCTTCGAGTACCTATGCTTGCCTAAGACCCTAAGATTACCTGATATGTCTGGCGCCCCCTGGCTCCCGGAATACACCtaaccagtgctgctggagcccCTAAAGATGGAGCCTCCTATAACcagagctctttcaggtttAATCTGATGATAAGATTATGCTTATCATCTGATAATCTGTGCTAATCTGATGAGAAACCTGAAAGACATGTGAAGGGGAGAGGAGTGATGCTCTTGTGGACAAGCCTTAGCGTTGGCTTTAACTTTGCCGAATCGTCACCCATTCGCCCCGCTGTGAGGGCTCTAATGCCGGAGATGGAGGGTTTCTAACTCCGCCTAAGATATCCAGATTTTCCCCTACAGAAACTACACTACTATTGCTATCGCTAAACCTCTCTAGTATGTGGATGCATACCTCTAAATCTGAGATCTTCTCCTTCAGAGAACTAACTAAAATACACGTATGACAAGTAAAATTAATGCTAATGATGGAGGAAGAATGACTAAAcatgctgcagctcacacactggacaaTACTTAATGTTTACATAACTTTGACTTGGATCAGATGGGAATATTAGAAAGATCTGAAAGAGTGCttgaaaacaggaaacaaaccaGCGTCTCccaaagaagagaaataaaattaactggGACAGAAAAGCATAGAATTTAGAAAGCTAAAGTgacaatgtaaaatattaactaaaaagagaaaataaaaaacagtataattaaAATGCCGAGACAAGCACGAAAACTCGTGAAAAAACTCACTGTAGAGTAATAATGTCAAGTAACCGTGTTGAGtaaaagacacaacaaacacgcagcatataacacacaccactgacagaCTCCATCAGAAtgttacacaataaacataaatcacAGCTTTACGATATTTCTATGCATGTAGGCTGTAATTGCCATCACTTGCTCTGCATAACAAATGTACGCCAATACTTTATATTGGTAAATACATCTGAAAATTGCATATTCTAATAAATCAAGATATTTAGATTTCTTAAGTATTACTAGCAATATATTAGCACAATGCTACACTATACAGATTTACTGTGTGCAATGACTGATTGATTGTTTTGTAGTGTGTAGTAGACACATATCAGCTGTTTTTATAGCCAGAGTAATGGCTACTTCCCCATTTTCACTTGATAAAATTCACTTTTAATATCATTCCTAAAATGTTTACGTTGTATTATTTACTTTCACAGGATGAACTGTCTGGTGAGTATaaaattttttaatacattagagaggaatttaaattaaacactaaATGTTACTGTGAATACAGTTACACTGAAACATCAGGGATCAAGCTGCTGTGGTATTctgatgattttatatttagtgttttatCTAATATTTGATTACAGATATTTGTTAATGCACTAAAAACTATAAAACATTCTAGGAAGcatacaattaaaatgttttttgtttgtgttgactgtattaTGTTTCCTATATTGTTTGCCATCAGCCTCATTGTCTATGACACTTTAAAAAATCATCTCTtcagacacacactgcaaaCCTTACTTTCCTCTATGCTGACCTTATGATTACAAACACTGTAGCGAGCTGCCCACCCATGACTACAGGAGCATATCCAGAAAAGAGGAAGGAGAGCTAACTGTACCCCACTACCCAGCAAACTACTGGCAAATGTTCTGGATCTTGGACAAAAAGCTTTGCATTTTGAGAGTGCATATCTTGTCTCAGAGTGACAAAGGATTACTGCCTCACAGAACCTTTGGCAAAAGACCTGAGGAGgtggtgtgtatgttttatgttttttaagaaCATACACAAAATTCCTTTTGCTCCTGTGATTTAGAATACATTGTGCTTCTGTCTCGATCATAGTGGTTACTGAGAGAATTTGTTGGAATATGGGGACCGCTTTTTGGAGTGTTGCTACTCTCTCTTCTACAGATCCCTCCCACACCTTCTTTTTGGCAAGTTAGATCATTCTTCCATTCTTCTGGAAGCTGAAACAGGAAGCACCGACTCTCAAAATGATCTAAAATTTTTTAGTCCACTCTGATGATGCTGTCAAGGGTTACTCAGATACCATAACATATATTTCATCAGAAAATGCAAAGAAGTCTTTGtgtgcaaacaaaacattttgactGTACCCTAAATAGCAATGTTTACATTGATAAAACCACCGAGAGACATGTGGCATGGAATTAGCATCACAGACTTTATGGGAAATAAATGCTCCACTATTTACATGCAACCTGTCTACCAGATGAGCCTAATACTTTTTAATAGTTGCTTCAAGATGAACAATCCTGCACTTTACAGAGAGCTCCTTTGGCCCATACTGCAGAGGTTAGCACCTGCTCTGTGGAGGATATGAGATGTTTCTTTTGACAGGTGAATATTTGAAAGGACACAGGCCCAGACAGCATTCCCAAAGGCTGGTTAGCTGTTTTTTTCATGGACAAGTACAACATCTCCCTGTCTGTAGTCGCCACATGTTTTAAAGTGTCCACCACTGTGCCCATACCAAGAAATGAGTAGTACTGTAAAATGGTAAAACTGTCATTCAGAAAACTGCAAAGTATAGAAAAGCACACCGGCTACAAAGAAGTAAGCATGATTTGGCTTGCCACTAATGCTTTTGTCTCACAGATAGCAGCGACAGTATTGTATTCCATCTGCAAATTCTTTACACATTTGCAAGGACCATTTTTATAATCTTTGGAAGAATAAGTTGTCAGTCAACTATTGATTGCAGCAGTCTGGTCAGCAAACACCTGCACAACCGTGAGTTGACCGAGCTATTGGACCAGTTATTGGATGTCTTGTCCACAGTCCTTGGCCTGACACACATGGTCCAGCATGATGTGAAGACCCAACTGGGAGTAGTGGTCCAGTTGATGTACATTGTCTTGCAGCCACACTGCCTCTTCGCTGCTGCCTACCTGGACAATACCATCATACACTCCTCCACCTGATCAGAACATACAGcggtgtgaaagtgtttgcccccttcctggttttaaatttttttgcatgtttgtcacactttagtgtttcagatcatcaaacaaatttaatggctgaagaaaaacaaaatttggtctttggagtggcctagtcaaagtcctgacctgaatcctattgagatgctgtggtgtgaccttaaaaaggcagtCCATGCATAAAAACCCTCcagtgtggctgaattacaacaattctgcaaagatgaatggaccaaaattcctccacagtgctgtaacattcattgcaagttatcgcaaatgcttgattgcagttcttgctgctaacgGTGGATCAACcatttattaggtttaggggcaaacactttttcacacagagccatgaaggattggattttgttttcccttaatagtaaaaaccttcattaaaaaactgcatgttgtgtttacttatgttatttttgactaatatttaaatttatttgatgatctgaaacattaaagtgtgacaaacatgcaaaaaatgtaaaattaagaagggggcaaacactttttcacaccactgtatgtgcCACCATTTGAAGTTCCTGAAACAACTCTGGAAGCCCGGTCAGATGGCAAACCTAAGTTCCACCTGGACTGAGGGGCCATTCCTGGTCTACCTTCCAAAAACTAGCCAGGCACTACAGAGATGCTTTGACCCAAATTTCACCTCCCAAGCTTCCCCTCTCAGACCTAGCTAAGAAAGGCCAAACAGACTGGGTGTAGCAGAATGAAGAGAGAAAGGAGGCAATCCATGATTTAAATGGGTCCTAACAAGGTTGATGTTTTTGTGCAAACCCAAATTCCACCAAATTCCATTTGTTCAAACAGACTTGGTGCCACATTGTCTCAAGACATTAGCAGTAAAGAGAACCCAGTCCTGTATAACAGTAGGGAGCTGACTCTCTCCAAAAACCACTATGCCGCTGTCAGAAAAGAAACCTAGCCATTAAATGGGCCAACAAAGACCTCAGGACTTCTCGTTTCTTGTTGGAACCCTGGGTGCGGGCTCAGCAGGGCAAAGCTGACGGCCTGTCCCAATGCAATACCTTTGGAGTGCAATGACCAAACCAAGAACTACAGCTGGTTCATAGCTAAGGTGGGTGTTGTGACTGCAGCCCAGAGATCTACACACAAAAAGGAAACAGTACTCATCATGTAGCTGCCAAAAACCAAAGTACACAAAGCTCAAAGCTCAGAGGGGTCGCTCAACTACAAATGTCTGGTGGCCAATTACAATTGTGGAGAACACTGCAGAGAGTAAATGGGCATGCAGACTACAATGGATTGAACATGCTTTGGCTCCCTACTTATGTTTTGTCACTTTTACTCTCAGATGGCAATGACACTCCCTGAAACTGCCTTGCCCAGATTTGTCTTCCCCTGTGTCCAGGTCCACTGACTGCACAACTGCCACCAGCAACCACTCAGGCCAACGCAATAATTTTCCAGACCAAAACAGTCActtattttcctctttttcttttgcagtTAAGAAAAGAAACCTCTGCTcacactgtatctgtgttaAACCTATAACCTTAAACACCTATTATGACTGTAAATCATAGGTTTTTCTCACTGTATTTTATCTAACCTTACTTTTCTCTGTTGCTTTACACAGATCTTCTCTCAAAGGTAAGTAGATAACTCAACATCACACAAATGGTAAAGGATGATGTTTTATAAacttatatatgtttatgtttcacAGAATCTACATATAGGTATAAAACACTTTTCATAAAATCTtcacattgttttatttactttcacagaCTGAAATAAGTGGTGAGTATAAACCCCTTTTCTACATATTGTACAGTTGGAATACATTAAACCATATAGATATATGAACATCATGATTATAGTGTAAACACAACAGATTGTGATTGCAGACAGAACAGTAGTATTGCAGACACAGAAATCTGACTTACATACACATACTGAGCGCTAAATAGCTGAATGTTTGGTTACAAAATGAACAATCCTATTAAATGGAACAATTAGTCAGAGGTCAGTTTAATTCGAGATTTAACTCAATTTTaaggcatttttatttgtatacacagaTTTTTCTCCTTGTATTTTATCTAAAATGTTTCCTCTGTTGTTTTACACAGGAGATTTAGGAATTCAGGTAAAGGCAAATTTTTGTAATTAACACTTACATCACTTGTCACTCAAATAACACTTTATATaagtataaacataaacacatataaCATAAACACAGTGCACTAACGAGACCTTTTTCCATGACCACTCTCAGTGTCTACTATTCTAATGtctactaaaaaaaacacagaaaatccaaaatgaaaaattacaGGCTTATCCCACTTGCATGCATTTCATCATAACTCCTAATGTCAGTAGTGTGGATGGCCATCATGTGCCTGTATGTACACCCAACAATGTCTGGACATGCTCCTGATGAAATGGCAGATGGTGTCTTGTGGGATTTCCCAGACTTGTCTCTAGACTCTCTGGTTCTATTGGTGGCTTCACATCAGTTTGTATATATTGTCTTCTAGTAAGGTAGGTTTCTGACTTTtgtgtactatctgcttaactcactttatTCTAGAGCAAGCATATCATTGGGTATCATATGGAGGTCTGTGCAACCCTCCAAAGATATTCCGAAACAGACCACCACTGACCCACCACCAACCCAGTCATGCAGGATAGAATAGCAGGCAGCATAACATACTCCACACCATCTCCATGCTATTTCATATCGATCacgtgctcagtgtgaacctacTCTCCTTCATGTAGAGAACAGGGCACCAGTGGCAGACCAATTCTGACgattcttttctgttctttggCAAATGCCAGTTGAGCTGCACATTCTGGGTTGTGAGCACAGGTCACACTAGAGCATGCCAAGCCCTCATGCCTTATGAAGTTTGTTTCTGACAGCTTGATAAGAAACATGCACACAAGTAGCCTGCTGAATGCCATTTTGTAGGACTATGtcagtgctcctcctgttcctcctcacTCAGAAGTTTTAACCAGAGAAAGTTACTTTCCACATTTTATACTTGAaacaatttacatttggcaTCGTGCATAAAATTTTCACACTGTTTTCGATAACTTCACAGAGTGAATGTGTAGGGAACCTCAAGTATTAACCTCAAGTGATGCTCTGGGGTTGCTTTGCATCCTCTAGCACTGGAAACCTGCAGAGTGTAGAAGGCaaaattgattcattttttaaagtATCAGGAAATCCTAGAAGACACCTCATGCTGTCTGTGAGGAAGCTGAAGCTTGGGCGCCACTGGTTCTTATCCATAATCATATCCATACCTCACATTCCACCAAAGGTTTAGTTGCAGGTCCTAGACGATTCTACAGTGGCCAACACCGTCACCTAGCTTAAAAACCATAGAAAATCTCTGGTGGGATTTGAAGATATTGGttgcagaatgtgtgtgtgtgtgcgtgtgtgtgtaataaatatatatatatatatatatgagtgcatgcatgcatgtatgcatAATATGTGAGACTAACTAACTGgtctacttcttttttttcacagactTTGATGGAGGTTTTCATTCCAGAACTAGTTGAAAACTATGCTGGGAATAAGAACAAAGATGAATATAGGTAACATGACTCTTTATTTCCAAGGGTAGTAAGTCATTCAGAAGAAATCAATTTCATGTCCAAGcttttaggtttttatttatagtgCCCACAATAAAACACTAGTCATTACTGCAAAGCAAAAAGAGGTTATTTGTATGTATACTGAAAATCGAATCCACTGCCTGCTGCGGTACAATTCAAAATGTTTGGACCTCATACCCATACAATACATGCTTGCAAAACATACCAGTAGCAGTAGTGTACCTGGTGGCATAGCAGGCTTCACTATTCTGAGAGGAAATGTTTTTTGTCCACCCCTAAAACAAACTATTGATTGCTGACAATATTATAGCAGGACATCTTATTcctattattttcttattattttgagGTTCATCTGCCATCATGCTGGTCAGTTTATGTGCAAATTGACCAATCTTGTGTTTGAGATGGATGGGAAAGGGGAAGTGCTGTACAGAATAGTGTCCTGGGACAGCAGTTACTTGGATGGACTAGGACAACTGCAGCCTGCAGGACCTTTGTACAGTATCGCCTGCCATGAAGGCTCTATCCGTCATCTGCATCTACCACATTGTGAGATCTGTAAGTAGACTCATAGCTATCTTTTATAAATttatggaaaaatatgaaagatttttataaacattaattgTTTGTGAATACTGTATGACATTTTGCAGTGATGTATTAAATGTTACTTTGAATGACATAATTTGAAATGATAAAGAACAGTATACACTGTACATTAGATTGGTTTGTAatcaaaaacataaaggtaaaaTTACAGTGTCTTAATAATACCTGGATGCAGAACTATATTCATAGCAAAAGGATGGATTTTTACTATTCCTCACAGTCCACTGTCAGGCGAAAAAGATCAATTACATCCAAACTAATATTTCATAACTAATATTTTTTACTGCTGTAAAGTCAGTTCATGAGAATGATTATATGTGAGATATAAACTATGTTATTATACCATAGCTTTTTAGATTTgacaaatgaaggaaaaaaatctaagtATTTATTAGAAAAATTTGCCTTTCCTGGACTGTTGAAAGATAAAGCTTTGgcctttaaaatatttggtCGTTTAGGTAAGCACTGTCTCAGAATATGATGCTAtcttcaacaaacaaacaaacaaacaaaaaccctcagtgtggacatacagtattgtAATTACATCAAACTGTCAGAGAGTGGCAAACTCTGTCCTGTATGTGTAACTCTCTAAATAGCGCTTTCTAAATAGTTTGGTTATCAGTAGCATCTGAGGTCTGATTACAAATTTGCACATTGAAAGTAACTCAACTGTAATTATGAAATTAAGTGCATACAATAATAAATCTAGTATACCAGATCCCCCATTGTCagaaaatttatttgtaaactaCTGGGGTAAAATATTATCCAAAtcatgttgtcattattatctATCATGCCTGGTTCTGTTTCTTTATATGTTACAGGTACAGATGAGGTTAAATTGAGTACAGCACATGTGACTGGTGGTAATGTGGAACTTATTCAGCCACTaaaagtaacaaacacacatgtcaTCATAGACATTCAAGGTCTCTCCTTATTCGGCCTCTTGAAATGTATCTCCCTAAAATATCCCGTCAAAGCCCAAGTGATTttgttctataaaaaaaaaaatggagattcCGGGATGAGTAAACTGCATATGCATCTTTTGCCAGGCAATGTGCCAGTTGAAGAGGTAATCAGCTTTAATAAgtagtgttaaatatttattttattacatgatTTGGTCATCATGGGAAGTGACTAAAATATGTACTGCTGTTTTTCTAAAAATCTATTTCTAGATTTTAGCTTTTAAAGTGAACACTATTTCATTTGGTTTCCCTTGAAGGTGCACAAACGGCATAGGAGCATGACATACATTGAGACAAGCTCCAACTGTGAACTGACTTCTGGCAAAAAATACAGGCCATGTTGTAAAGATACTGACCATGAATATGTATTACAACCCAGGGTAAGGTACAGCTCATACTTATATGAATCATAGTTGACCTTGGTTAATATTCATTCTGAAATAATCTCTGCGTTACATATTTCCTTAGATTGTGAAGTTTGAATGTGACTATGGCCCAAACTATCATCCTACATTTGAGATGTTATGTAAAACTGAGGTTGATAAAGTCACTGTAGGTCttttggataaaaataaacaggaagttTGGGAGCCCCGTTTGGTCTTGCTTGCAGGTaagcaaatgtttttatattaccACATATCTAAAGAAACTACCAGGATATATAAAATATGGGTAATTAGGAATATTGGGCTATTTCAAGGATAAAAGACTTCATTATGAGCGTaattatttgctgttattttggatttttgtgGAATCAAGAGTAAACAGGACCTAAGTGTAATCAGTTTTGAGTGagtaactgaataaaaaaatggttGATTAAATGTTGGTTTCtggcttgtttgtgtgtatataaggtATCAATGGCAGTCAAGTCAAGTGGTTTCACAGTTactaaatactttatttttgcTCTAGGTGTGCATTAATTAGGTATTGTTAAAGTCTTATTATCTCACTTGCCAAAACAGGTACAGATGcagccacacccacacccacatcaGATACCACAGATAAGGCTGCAtgtaaattttagtttttagtttccCACTGTAATTAGGACACTCAGCTGTCTTACACATTAAACAGTCCTGCAAATGTAACATGGAACAtttctaaaaacacaaaaaaaaaatatatacattattaaaatgtgtaacctttacatttgcattttagGTGCTGACTTTATGGATCGACACATGGACCAGCTCATTCAGAGAGTTTCTTCGGTAATGGAGATAGCAGACTGTTTAAAAAGCAAGATGATGATTAGTGATGAAAAGTACAATAAAATTCATGCAGCATCAACATCATGTGAGCAAATGAGGCTCCTGTACAGTTCTCTCAATGCAGGAGGAAGAGTTGTGAAAGCAGAAGCCTATAAAGTCCTTAAGGAGAAAGAGCCTCACTTAGTGGATGAATTGAATCGATCCTCCCAATTTTAATTGCACAATTTTAATTGTATAGACATTAAGAtgtttgatatatatttttatgattgggtttttaatttgttatacAGTATTTCCTAACAGTTAAGAGTATATCTTGTATGTAGAACAGCATCATAAATGCATCTATTGTATTATTTTGCACTCCAGTGGTTTGATGTTATGCAAGTTGCACCACATATTGACATATCTTCTACATTGCATAATTTAATTGCATTATCTCAATCTATAAACTGAGAAAGGTTCATGTGGATATGTGTATCCTTAATGTTTACATTAACCCTCCTGTTTTC comes from Tachysurus vachellii isolate PV-2020 chromosome 26, HZAU_Pvac_v1, whole genome shotgun sequence and encodes:
- the LOC132841197 gene encoding uncharacterized protein LOC132841197, which codes for MEVFIPELVENYAGNKNKDEYRFICHHAGQFMCKLTNLVFEMDGKGEVLYRIVSWDSSYLDGLGQLQPAGPLYSIACHEGSIRHLHLPHCEICTDEVKLSTAHVTGGNVELIQPLKVTNTHVIIDIQGLSLFGLLKCISLKYPVKAQVILFYKKKNGDSGMSKLHMHLLPGNVPVEEVHKRHRSMTYIETSSNCELTSGKKYRPCCKDTDHEYVLQPRIVKFECDYGPNYHPTFEMLCKTEVDKVTVGLLDKNKQEVWEPRLVLLAGTDAATPTPTSDTTGADFMDRHMDQLIQRVSSVMEIADCLKSKMMISDEKYNKIHAASTSCEQMRLLYSSLNAGGRVVKAEAYKVLKEKEPHLVDELNRSSQF